Genomic DNA from Ctenopharyngodon idella isolate HZGC_01 chromosome 1, HZGC01, whole genome shotgun sequence:
tgtgtgtggcaattggtgattggtgcatgtgattggaagggaggattatgggaagtggagtccaggaactgacaggaacagacagtgatcgtgacataacgccccccttccggaaggcgcgtcctcgcggcgtaaatggcacagatagggaggggggggtgggtacattggagacctgttggcagacgggaacggggtctccaatgcaggtccaggaactcgggcagccacggggggtcaggtgccacgggcagccacggcgggtcaggtgccacgggcagccacggcgggtcaggtgccacgggcagccacggcgggtcaggtgccacgggcagccacggcgggtcaggtgccacgggcagccacggcgggtcaggtgccacgggcagccacggcgggtcaggtgccacgggcagccacggcgggtcaggtgccacgggcagccacggcgggtcaggtgccacgggcagccacggcgggtcaggtgccacgggcagccacggcgggtcaggtgccacgggcagccacggcgggtcaggtgccacgggcagccacggcgggtcaggtgccacgggcagccacggcgggtcaggtgccacgggcagccacggcgggtcaggtgccacgggcagccacggcgggtcaggtgccacgggcagccacggcgggtcaggtgccacgggcagccacggcgggtcaggtgccacgggcagccacggcgggtcaggtgccacgggcagccacggcgggtcaggtgccacggatagccacggcgggtcaggtggcttgggcaaccccggcgggtcaggtggcttgggcaaccacggcgggtcaggtggcttgggcaaccccggcgggtcaggtggcttgggcaaccacggcgggtcaggtggcttaggcggccacggcgggtcaggtggcttgggcgaccacggcaggtcaggtggcttgggcgaccacggcaggtcagggtccgtagctggccacagcagttcacaggcggttgaaggccgtgggcgtgtaaggtccccacccgcaagctcaagcaattcggaggccgctgatgatcgcggccgtgcagggtccccacccacaagctccccaccctcaggtatatggcccccccccaaaaagttcttggggaattcaacggaggccgtggcggtttcgtgggtaaggagctcgggtggcgccggcagggcgaggagctcgggtggcgccggcagggcgaggagctcgggtggcgccggcagggcgaggagctcgggtggcgccggcagggcgaggagctcgggtggcgccggcagggcgaggagctcgggtggcgccggcagggcgaggagctcggggccggcctccgtggccgtatcaggaaaAGCGgattgctctgggacggcagcgggctgctctgggacggcagcgggctgctctgggacggcagcgggctgctctgggacggcagcgggctgctctgggacggcctccgggccttgagggctggaggaagccttcttcctcctcctcctccgtttgcatagttgaggcggtggctctgtgcctacctcctcggtgggcgctgcagcgggctcacggggtggagcggactcactggctgggacgacccctatgttcccagacactggcggggcggccatcttgcccgtgggcactggcaacgcggccatcttgtccatagcatcccgagagtttgagtgcgtggcaaccggcgagcttgagtgcgtggcaaccggcgagcttgagtgcgtggcaaccggcgagcttgagtgcgtggcaaccggcgagcttgagtgcgtggcaaccggcgagcttgagtgcgtggcaaccggcgagcttgagtgcgtggcaaccggcgagcttgagtgcgtggcaaccggcgagcttgagtgcgtggcaaccggcgagcttgagtgcgtggcaaccggcgagcttgagggcgtggcaaccggcgagcttgagggcgtggCGGccagcgggcttgagtgcgaagtggccggcggaggcttaggaatgccagccgctcgtgctgaagtcagcgctggatcagccacactggaacgcaacccactccgctcccaaacagatccagagacgtgatgtaattctagaagatcaacggagacttgacttggctctggaagatcagcggagacatgatgtgatgatgttgtggccgccattttgtgcatgctctctttagaggcagccattacatggggggacgaggtgtcgcgttcctccgcgacacccacagtaaaaagtgaaccaacagtaagcagggcaaagtccagaaattccacgaacgaccctcggggaccattaataagtaagtagtccttcaatggttcgtttaatccatagccaaagaagtcaatgagggcaCAGTCAGGCAGGTCAGAGAAATAGGCAATGTCTAAAAACTTCTGAATGTGGTCCTCGAGTGTACAATTACCTTGCTGAAGGCGGACGAGACGTATTGCTGGGTCCATGCTAAGGCTGGAAGCGCTCGTAGAAGctgctggatcgtttgatggcgaagtcttctgtaatgatgggtcgaatgcatgaggatccatttgcagcttgtttattaaaagtacttacagagtagacagggcaaaggcagagacacaaacagggacaggcaatggtcgaggcaggcggcagacaagcagagtaaagtcacaggcaatggtcagggcaggcggcaaacaaacacagtccaataaacagtccaatggcaacagaaatacaatccacaagaaaacgctcagaagtgatcaccggggcaaatcaagacttcgcaaagggcgtgtgtgtgtgtgtgtcttaaatagtccaggtaatgatctgcaggtgtgtgtggcaattggtgattggtg
This window encodes:
- the LOC127514720 gene encoding uncharacterized PE-PGRS family protein PE_PGRS54-like isoform X9 yields the protein MAQIGRGGWVHWRPVGRRERGLQCRSRNSGSHGGSGATGSHGGSGATGSHGGSGATGSHGGSGATGSHGGSGATGSHGGSGATGSHGGSGATGSHGGSGATGSHGGSGATGSHGGSGATGSHGGSGATGSHGGSGGLGDHGRSGSVAGHSSSQAVEGRGRVRSPPASSSNSEAADDRGRAGSPPTSSPPSGIWPPPKKFLGNSTEAVAVSWVRSSGGAGRARSSGGAGRARSSGGAGRARSSGGAGRARSSGGAGRARSSGGAGRARSSGPASVAVSGKADCSGTAAGCSGTAAGCSGTAAGCSGTAAGCSGTASGP
- the LOC127514720 gene encoding uncharacterized PE-PGRS family protein PE_PGRS54-like isoform X1 produces the protein MAQIGRGGWVHWRPVGRRERGLQCRSRNSGSHGGSGATGSHGGSGATGSHGGSGATGSHGGSGATGSHGGSGATGSHGGSGATGSHGGSGATGSHGGSGATGSHGGSGATGSHGGSGATGSHGGSGATGSHGGSGATGSHGGSGATGSHGGSGATGSHGGSGATGSHGGSGATGSHGGSGATGSHGGSGATGSHGGSGATGSHGGSGGLGDHGRSGSVAGHSSSQAVEGRGRVRSPPASSSNSEAADDRGRAGSPPTSSPPSGIWPPPKKFLGNSTEAVAVSWVRSSGGAGRARSSGGAGRARSSGGAGRARSSGGAGRARSSGGAGRARSSGGAGRARSSGPASVAVSGKADCSGTAAGCSGTAAGCSGTAAGCSGTAAGCSGTASGP
- the LOC127514720 gene encoding uncharacterized PE-PGRS family protein PE_PGRS54-like isoform X8, with product MAQIGRGGWVHWRPVGRRERGLQCRSRNSGSHGGSGATGSHGGSGATGSHGGSGATGSHGGSGATGSHGGSGATGSHGGSGATGSHGGSGATGSHGGSGATGSHGGSGATGSHGGSGATGSHGGSGATGSHGGSGATGSHGGSGGLGDHGRSGSVAGHSSSQAVEGRGRVRSPPASSSNSEAADDRGRAGSPPTSSPPSGIWPPPKKFLGNSTEAVAVSWVRSSGGAGRARSSGGAGRARSSGGAGRARSSGGAGRARSSGGAGRARSSGGAGRARSSGPASVAVSGKADCSGTAAGCSGTAAGCSGTAAGCSGTAAGCSGTASGP
- the LOC127514720 gene encoding PE-PGRS family protein PE_PGRS5-like isoform X4, which codes for MAQIGRGGWVHWRPVGRRERGLQCRSRNSGSHGGSGATGSHGGSGATGSHGGSGATGSHGGSGATGSHGGSGATGSHGGSGATGSHGGSGATGSHGGSGATGSHGGSGATGSHGGSGATGSHGGSGATGSHGGSGATGSHGGSGATGSHGGSGATGSHGGSGATGSHGGSGATGSHGGSGGLGDHGRSGSVAGHSSSQAVEGRGRVRSPPASSSNSEAADDRGRAGSPPTSSPPSGIWPPPKKFLGNSTEAVAVSWVRSSGGAGRARSSGGAGRARSSGGAGRARSSGGAGRARSSGGAGRARSSGGAGRARSSGPASVAVSGKADCSGTAAGCSGTAAGCSGTAAGCSGTAAGCSGTASGP
- the LOC127514720 gene encoding uncharacterized protein LOC127514720 isoform X2, with the translated sequence MAQIGRGGWVHWRPVGRRERGLQCRSRNSGSHGGSGATGSHGGSGATGSHGGSGATGSHGGSGATGSHGGSGATGSHGGSGATGSHGGSGATGSHGGSGATGSHGGSGATGSHGGSGATGSHGGSGATGSHGGSGATGSHGGSGATGSHGGSGATGSHGGSGATGSHGGSGATGSHGGSGATGSHGGSGATGSHGGSGGLGDHGRSGSVAGHSSSQAVEGRGRVRSPPASSSNSEAADDRGRAGSPPTSSPPSGIWPPPKKFLGNSTEAVAVSWVRSSGGAGRARSSGGAGRARSSGGAGRARSSGGAGRARSSGGAGRARSSGGAGRARSSGPASVAVSGKADCSGTAAGCSGTAAGCSGTAAGCSGTAAGCSGTASGP
- the LOC127514720 gene encoding PE-PGRS family protein PE_PGRS5-like isoform X3; this encodes MAQIGRGGWVHWRPVGRRERGLQCRSRNSGSHGGSGATGSHGGSGATGSHGGSGATGSHGGSGATGSHGGSGATGSHGGSGATGSHGGSGATGSHGGSGATGSHGGSGATGSHGGSGATGSHGGSGATGSHGGSGATGSHGGSGATGSHGGSGATGSHGGSGATGSHGGSGATGSHGGSGATGSHGGSGGLGDHGRSGSVAGHSSSQAVEGRGRVRSPPASSSNSEAADDRGRAGSPPTSSPPSGIWPPPKKFLGNSTEAVAVSWVRSSGGAGRARSSGGAGRARSSGGAGRARSSGGAGRARSSGGAGRARSSGGAGRARSSGPASVAVSGKADCSGTAAGCSGTAAGCSGTAAGCSGTAAGCSGTASGP
- the LOC127514720 gene encoding keratin, type I cytoskeletal 9-like isoform X7, with protein sequence MAQIGRGGWVHWRPVGRRERGLQCRSRNSGSHGGSGATGSHGGSGATGSHGGSGATGSHGGSGATGSHGGSGATGSHGGSGATGSHGGSGATGSHGGSGATGSHGGSGATGSHGGSGATGSHGGSGATGSHGGSGATGSHGGSGATGSHGGSGGLGDHGRSGSVAGHSSSQAVEGRGRVRSPPASSSNSEAADDRGRAGSPPTSSPPSGIWPPPKKFLGNSTEAVAVSWVRSSGGAGRARSSGGAGRARSSGGAGRARSSGGAGRARSSGGAGRARSSGGAGRARSSGPASVAVSGKADCSGTAAGCSGTAAGCSGTAAGCSGTAAGCSGTASGP
- the LOC127514720 gene encoding PE-PGRS family protein PE_PGRS5-like isoform X5, with the translated sequence MAQIGRGGWVHWRPVGRRERGLQCRSRNSGSHGGSGATGSHGGSGATGSHGGSGATGSHGGSGATGSHGGSGATGSHGGSGATGSHGGSGATGSHGGSGATGSHGGSGATGSHGGSGATGSHGGSGATGSHGGSGATGSHGGSGATGSHGGSGATGSHGGSGATGSHGGSGGLGDHGRSGSVAGHSSSQAVEGRGRVRSPPASSSNSEAADDRGRAGSPPTSSPPSGIWPPPKKFLGNSTEAVAVSWVRSSGGAGRARSSGGAGRARSSGGAGRARSSGGAGRARSSGGAGRARSSGGAGRARSSGPASVAVSGKADCSGTAAGCSGTAAGCSGTAAGCSGTAAGCSGTASGP
- the LOC127514720 gene encoding uncharacterized PE-PGRS family protein PE_PGRS54-like isoform X10; the encoded protein is MAQIGRGGWVHWRPVGRRERGLQCRSRNSGSHGGSGATGSHGGSGATGSHGGSGATGSHGGSGATGSHGGSGATGSHGGSGATGSHGGSGATGSHGGSGATGSHGGSGATGSHGGSGATGSHGGSGGLGDHGRSGSVAGHSSSQAVEGRGRVRSPPASSSNSEAADDRGRAGSPPTSSPPSGIWPPPKKFLGNSTEAVAVSWVRSSGGAGRARSSGGAGRARSSGGAGRARSSGGAGRARSSGGAGRARSSGGAGRARSSGPASVAVSGKADCSGTAAGCSGTAAGCSGTAAGCSGTAAGCSGTASGP
- the LOC127514720 gene encoding uncharacterized PE-PGRS family protein PE_PGRS54-like isoform X6; translated protein: MAQIGRGGWVHWRPVGRRERGLQCRSRNSGSHGGSGATGSHGGSGATGSHGGSGATGSHGGSGATGSHGGSGATGSHGGSGATGSHGGSGATGSHGGSGATGSHGGSGATGSHGGSGATGSHGGSGATGSHGGSGATGSHGGSGATGSHGGSGATGSHGGSGGLGDHGRSGSVAGHSSSQAVEGRGRVRSPPASSSNSEAADDRGRAGSPPTSSPPSGIWPPPKKFLGNSTEAVAVSWVRSSGGAGRARSSGGAGRARSSGGAGRARSSGGAGRARSSGGAGRARSSGGAGRARSSGPASVAVSGKADCSGTAAGCSGTAAGCSGTAAGCSGTAAGCSGTASGP